In Chloroflexota bacterium, the genomic window AGGTATGGTCATCGCCCCATCGCCAAGATCAATCTGTGGGAGGTTTATTTCGTCATCCTGTTCATATGCCGATACACTTATGATGGCATAAACATAATTGCCCATCATCCGCGAGCCAACATAGTCACCATCAACAGCAATCTCTCTCTTCAGGATAGGGCTTTCTCTATCTGAAACGTCGTACACTTTGATGTAAGTCTTGGGTGCAATTGGCATCATGAGCTTCTTTTCTTCTGCCCTGAAGTCTTTGGCGATATACATCCCGCTCTGGTTTTCCAACACAATGAGCCTGTCGCCACTTATGAACAACCCAACAACTGTTTCGCCTAGCTTTATTTTAGAGAGTATTCGAGCTTCCCCAGGTGGATACGCTCTGACAATGAAAACCGTTGTCCCGGAAACAAGATAGATGAACTGTCCATCGGTCTTCACAATATCCGCCTCATCTACCCCTTCCACCTGGATATTGGTTGTGGAGTAGCCACCATTTGCACCACCGGCACTTTCAGAGGCCAGGGCATCTGATCTGAAGAACTTGAGAATCCCTCCTCGCTGGGCGTAAGCTTGTGTGCCCTTTTTCAAAAAGTCTTTCAACTCCAAGTAAGACGAGAACTTCGTCAATCCAGTCTGTGCCCCTGGCCCGGATCCGTCGCCGCCGCATTGCACCACTGAGAGAACAGCCCCGAGCAGCAGCAGGCAGACAATGGAGATAGCAATCTTGTGTCTCATCTTTCCTACACCTCCTGAGTATTTGCGTATTTCGCCTTATACTTATTGAGACGAAATTCATTGAGAAAAAGTTCCCTTTCCTGATATGATAAGACACTCAGCCGATGGGGCGATAACCCACGCTTATGACCGACATCGTCGACGAACAGTTCAAGAAATGGGTGCAGGGCAAGAGTGAGGTTGGAGCCAGGGTAGCCATTTTCGAAAGGATAAGAGACATACCTTATGCCGTCATACCTGAACTCAACGACTCTGAAAGATATCCTGATATCCTCAAGCTCGGGAAAGGCTCATGTATGCCAAAACATCTCCTTCTATGCAATATGTACAGGAGGCTTGGATTGACAGTGCTCTATGCCGTTTATCCCTTCAGGTGGGACGAGTTAGAAATCGACTACACACCCAAGCTAAGAAGACTGGCCAGAGCCATGCCCCCAGGTCACCATCTTGCCTGCAAGGTAGACATAGACGGCAAGCTTGTCCTGGTCGACGCTACTCTGGACCCACCCTTGGCAACACTAGGCCTGCCCGTTAACAAGGAGTGGGATGGAGAGAGCGATACGCTTCTTCCCATCAAACCCAGTGACAAGGAAGAGATATATCACCCGTCTGAGGCCTATAGCGTGCGATCCCAACCTGACGAACAGTCACTCGTTTTCTACAACGAGCTGAACCTTTTGCTGGATAAGATTAGACATCTTCAGAAGTTGACGGAAGACATTTGACTGGCATACGATAGCATCAACCTGCCTGCTAGAGCCTGTGAAACCTTGAGGGCTGCATGGCAGTCGCACCGTAAGCTCTGAGCTCTAAGAAGGGGGGTACTTCATGTACGTCGATCCTAGATTCCGGAAGCTACTCGAGCCTGGCCGCATCGGGTGTATGGAGCTAAGGAACCGTATCATCATGGCACCTATGGGAACAAACTTTGCTGCTGAAGATGGCTATATCACAGAGCGTTCGAAAAACTATTATGCGGAGCGTGCCAAAGGCGGGGTCGGCCTCGCAATCGTCGGCGTTGGCGCTGTGGATCATCCCAGGGCAAAGTGCATGCCTAATCAGGTAGCTGTCTCCGATGACAAATTCATTCCTGGATTGAGTGAGCTGGCGGAGGCAGTCCACCGGCACGGCGCTAAGATTGCCGTACAATTGCAACACGCAGGCGGCGTAGCTGCGGAAGAGTCAGCCCAAGGCATCGCTCCACTGACACCAAGCCCAATCCAGCCAGCCGTGGCAGAAGTGCTTCAGGACATGACCATGCAAGAGGTGACATCGCTGATGACACGTTTTGCCAATGCGCCCGCCGACATGACGACCAGGGAGATAACCCCGGAGGAAATCAAACGGCTGGTGGTTTGCTTTGCTGAGGCAGCAGGGCGAGCCAAAAGAGCTGGATTTGACGGCGTGGAGATACATGCAGGTCACGGCTATCTCATTGCCGAGTTCTTGTCCCGTTCCAAGAACAAACGCCAGGATGCTTACGGCGGAGAATTGAAGAACAGAGCCAGGTTTCTGCTGGAAATCATAGCGGCCATCAGGGAAAAGGTAGGAAAAGATTATCCCATATGGTGCCGCATGGACGGCAGGGAATTCGAAATCGAGGACGGCATAACCCCGGCAGATGGCCAGCAACTGTCCGTTATGCTGGAACAGGCTGGGCTTGACGCCCTACACGTCAGCGGCTACGGCGGGGCGGTCGAGGGATTTTACCACGCCCCCCTTGTCTATCCTCCTGGCAACCTGATTCCTTTGGCCGAGGGAATAAAGAAGCTGGTCAAGATACCAGTGATAGCTGTGGGAAGGATCAGCCCCAAACTTGGCGAGCAAATCCTGCGCCAGGGCAAGGCAGACTTCATTGCCATGGCCCGACCGCTTCTGGCCGACCCGGACCTCCCCAGCAAACTCGCCTCGGGAAAACTAGAAGACGTCCGGCCATGCATCTACTGCTACAATTGCGTCGGCCAGATCTTCTGGGCTGAAAGCATGTATTGCGCCGTCAATGCTGCCACCGGTAGCGAGGCCGACTTCAGAATCCAGCGAACAGAGCACACCAAGAAGGTAATAGTTGTAGGAGGCGGGCCAGCAGGTATGGAGACAGCCAGGGTGGCAGCATTAAGAGGCCATCAGGTAACACTGTATGAGAAGGAGCGTCGGCTGGGTGGGTCGTTGTTCTTTGCCTCCACAATATACCCTGACAACGAGGACTTTCTGCACCACCTGGTTGCTCAGGTCAACAAGCTGCCCGTAGAGGTTAAACTCCGACAAGAAGCTACCCCAGAACTTATCGAGAGAAGCAAGCCTGATGTGGTCATAGTGGCTTTGGGCTCCCAACAGATGACGCCCAGAATCAAGGGGGGCAATCAGCGCAATGTCCTCACCGTTGCTGATATAAAACAGATGCTGGCTGGCCGTTTCAAAGGAGACGGGGCTAAGAAGCTTTCTGTTGGGCAAAGAGCAGTCCTATATCTGGCTGGGCCGTTCCTGCGGCGTTTCTTGAGTCCGTCACTGGCCAGGCGGCTGGCAAAGTTTTGGATGCCTGTAGGTAAAAGGGTGGCCGTCATTGGTGGCGACCTGATCGGCTGTGAACTGGCAACATTTCTCGTACAGCGAGGCAGAAAGGTAACTATCCTCGAAAGCGGACAGGGTTTAGCCGGAGACATGGCTATAACACGGAGATGGAGGGTGCTGGCTGACCTTCGCCAGGGCGGGGTTGATATGATTACCGAAGTGACATACGAGGAGATTACCAAAGAAGGCATAATCATCAGCAAGAATGGAGAGAGGCAGACAATCAAAGCGAACACCATAGTCGTGGCCGAGGGCATGCAGCCTGGCAGGCGACTACTCGAGGTGCTGAAGGGCAAAGTACCGGAAATCTACGAGGCCGGCGATTGCGTCGAGTTGCGTTTGATAAGAGGGGCCATCTTGGACGGCGCTAGCATCGGGATGAAGGTATAGCTCTAGACCTTGTCCCGTCGCCTTGCCTTAATCACCCTGAAGTGCAGACGGCGTTATTAGACTTTTGTGGCGCAAGTATTTGCTATGATAATCTCTGGCCTGACAACGGATAAGCTCTGCGGCGCGCTCAGGGTCTAGACTGCCTTGCTGCACCGCTGTCATGATCGGTAATAGAGCGGACATGAGCTCAGGAGGAGCCCCTGCCAGAGGCGGAACGTCCAGCGACCTTAAGTTGCCACTATCCCAGAAGTCTACAGCCCTGAAGCAACCGAAGAAAAGATCCCGCAGCTCTATCACCAGTGACTTGCCCCCAGCATCGAAGCGATGGCAGAAATGTAGCCGGCAGATTATGGGCCTAAGATCATAAATGGGGCACCGTTTGAATAGCGTGGTGTAAAGCTCACAGCCCATGTCGCGGCAACAATCACCCCCACAGCTTGAGCAAATCCCGCCCTCCCGATCGAAGTGGCCCAGCTCCGCCAGTGCCGCCACCACCTCCTCCCCAAAGAGCTTCTCCACCTCCTCGTCCGTGACCAGTAGTAGCTGGCCAAACTCGTCTACCAGCGACAGGAACCTGCTGATCGCCTTCCCTTTGTACATCTGTTGTCCGCTCTCTCCGTCCTGGAGATCGTATCCTCCTTGCCCCTGTATGTCAACCTTGCGAGCGGCAGAAGTATGGATTATCCTCTGTAAATCCTCAACCACCGGCATGCATCCGACAGAGTGGAATGGAAAAGAAAACGTCCGGACACTAGGCAGCGGTTCGGCTTTGAATCCAGTGCTTAGGAGGCGAGAAGATGCAGTACAAAGACATTTTAGGGAAACTGAAGTCGCTAGCCAATCCTGAGGCGGTCAAAGGAATGGCACGGTTCGGAATCAACCCCCAGAGCACCTACGGGGTCTCCATTCCGAATCTCAGGAAGCTCGCCAAAGAGGCAGGCAGAGATCATATGCTGGCCCAACAGCTCTGGGCATCAGGCATCCATGAAGCTCGCATACTGGCGGGCATGATTGATGATCCGAAAGCTGTCACCGAAGATCAGATGGAAGCCTGGGCGAAGGATTTTGACTCCTGGGACGTTTGCGACCAGTGCTGCCTGAACTTGTTCCAGAAGACCTCTTTTGCTTACCGCAAGGCCGTGGAATGGAGTTCCAGAAAAGAAGAATTCGTCAAGAGGTCGGCATTTGCGCTGATGGCTTGCCTGGCTGTTGGTGACAAAAAGGCCGCGGACGAGCAATTTGAGGCCTTCTTGCCCTTGATAGAGAGAGAAGCCTCTGATGACAGGAATTTCGTCAGGAAGGCGGTCAACTGGGCGTTGCGACAGATCGGGAAACGCAACCTCAACCTGAATGAGCAAGCCATCAAGACTGCCCAGGAGATTCAACAGATTGACTCCAGAAGCGCCAGGTGGGTGGCTTCGGATGCTCTCCGCGAACTGAGCAGTGAAGCGGTTCAAGATAGGTTGCGCCAGTGAGTAAGCGACGTACCGCACCAACTATGTGGGGTTGACCGCACCGTCGTTGGCCAAACCTTGGGGCACGCGTAACATGTTCTCCGGCAAGTTTGCCTCGAATCTCCTTTCGGACGTCACTCTGTGCCCAGAAGACCCATATGATAGAGTTGTGGCAATGAGCAAGTAGGATAAGGAGATGAGCGCAAGATGAAAAAGTGTCTGTTTCTAGCGGTAGCCATCTTGTTTCTTCTGCTACCCATTGTCGGTGGTTGCGACACTAAAGAGCAGCCCTCTACCAAGGAGTATTACCTCACTATAGCGGTTAGAGGTGAGGGAACGACTGCCCCTACCCCGGGCACCTACACATACAATGAGGGCGAGTGGGTGACCACCACGGCTGTTCCCAACTATGGCTGGAAACTCGACCACTGGAGCGGTGACATTTTAGGAACCAATGTCACCACTGTTATCCACATGGACGGGGACAAGGACGTCACTGC contains:
- a CDS encoding DNA alkylation repair protein, with product MQYKDILGKLKSLANPEAVKGMARFGINPQSTYGVSIPNLRKLAKEAGRDHMLAQQLWASGIHEARILAGMIDDPKAVTEDQMEAWAKDFDSWDVCDQCCLNLFQKTSFAYRKAVEWSSRKEEFVKRSAFALMACLAVGDKKAADEQFEAFLPLIEREASDDRNFVRKAVNWALRQIGKRNLNLNEQAIKTAQEIQQIDSRSARWVASDALRELSSEAVQDRLRQ
- a CDS encoding FAD-dependent oxidoreductase; the protein is MYVDPRFRKLLEPGRIGCMELRNRIIMAPMGTNFAAEDGYITERSKNYYAERAKGGVGLAIVGVGAVDHPRAKCMPNQVAVSDDKFIPGLSELAEAVHRHGAKIAVQLQHAGGVAAEESAQGIAPLTPSPIQPAVAEVLQDMTMQEVTSLMTRFANAPADMTTREITPEEIKRLVVCFAEAAGRAKRAGFDGVEIHAGHGYLIAEFLSRSKNKRQDAYGGELKNRARFLLEIIAAIREKVGKDYPIWCRMDGREFEIEDGITPADGQQLSVMLEQAGLDALHVSGYGGAVEGFYHAPLVYPPGNLIPLAEGIKKLVKIPVIAVGRISPKLGEQILRQGKADFIAMARPLLADPDLPSKLASGKLEDVRPCIYCYNCVGQIFWAESMYCAVNAATGSEADFRIQRTEHTKKVIVVGGGPAGMETARVAALRGHQVTLYEKERRLGGSLFFASTIYPDNEDFLHHLVAQVNKLPVEVKLRQEATPELIERSKPDVVIVALGSQQMTPRIKGGNQRNVLTVADIKQMLAGRFKGDGAKKLSVGQRAVLYLAGPFLRRFLSPSLARRLAKFWMPVGKRVAVIGGDLIGCELATFLVQRGRKVTILESGQGLAGDMAITRRWRVLADLRQGGVDMITEVTYEEITKEGIIISKNGERQTIKANTIVVAEGMQPGRRLLEVLKGKVPEIYEAGDCVELRLIRGAILDGASIGMKV